In one Chitinophaga sancti genomic region, the following are encoded:
- a CDS encoding PKD domain-containing protein, producing the protein MKYPVLNSTACYCSPPKGGGNSGSLQRPLWLALLSLFMMAVSGHAQNLSNKGTEFWTAYGHHQFMEPGQPNSQEMVLYLSAEQPAVVTVSVDSLGWSRTYSIPANTVIATDYIPKGGTYDARLYSVPPGFGGTGGEGVFRYKGIHIVSDVPIVAYGHIFGSASSGATTLLPVNTWGYYYVSLNSEQNYGSDCFSWMYVIASHDSTVVEITPSALTRNGRPANVPFTVTLNKGQIYQVVGTTNGSSGPELTGTKVRSIANPGDTCYPIAVFSGSSRTAITCTPGGSGSGDNNMQQVFPSQAWGKRYLLAPTSTDNSPSTFMTNIYKVVVKDPATVVKRNGVVLTGLIGNSYYRFTSGTADYIESDKPVLVAQFMSSSGSCPNTGGLGDPEMVYLSPIEQAIKNIGFYRNNRESINVNYLTLIIPTLGVQSLKIDGQNNAWNYTYAHPALPGYSVVIKRWSAAQAQCLVSSDSAFTAVTYGLGSVESYGYNAGTLINNLNAVGTIHNQYDTAKSKNDFTCTNTPVELSVLLAYHPTKMVWQISQLGSAITPNADVVITNPVSTGQEIVNGVPYFKYTLPGTYQFSNTGTYNITITNTNPEIEKCDHTEQVKISVTVKKKPFAKFTYTHTGCTKDSVYFTGDTSASGYDVNRWKWTFAGPVLDSGQHVTHAFAPGQQNIKLSVITEEGCVADTTASITIYPRPTANFNTNVQSVCEGSNVTLTDQSTFGGSGPLVGWYWDEGNGTTNNNTTAAAQTAHYDAYGTYNIRHVVKVSDLCVSDTATKTVTVYAKPVPSFTYPDNCLAVDGIVQFTSTTTVPDAQTLSSYTWDFGDAAATPANPNTSTAANPQHTYTSFGTYTIKYSATTANGCTKDTTVTAIFKLKPKLNFTKLDSVCVNQKGTLDIAKAAVTNGVTGTGVYKGPGTNAAGVFSPTTAGAGTHTIWYVFTTKSGCIDSISATIKVNPKPAAAFTANDVCLGAPVAISDQSTISAGTISSWSWSFGDGNSETHTNNTTFNKTYTAWKTYTVKLVAVSDNGCTSDTATNTVAVHPNPTTDYTLPAHICMPEGIAAFTNNTSTPDRSAMTYQWNFGDGTANSTTSSPTHVYQQAGSYTVMLTATTKFGCTSSKDKVLSAFFTQPVAKFSVSPDTLCQGTESVFTDQSTDASNNITTWSWTFGDGSSSTSRNPVKEYTTPGEYTVQLTVTNGAGCVSTTASDQVVVYLQPVIDAGDDFVVPQGTLIQFNATANDSTQLVFRWSPGEGLSSANVLNPWLVAMADQVYTLTAIGKGSCGAQDKMTVKVLKPVKIPNAFSPNGDGMNDRWVISNLADYPGASIEVFNRYGQRVYYSVGYETPWDGMWKGKLLPLATYYYIIKLKNGFAPLTGYVTILQ; encoded by the coding sequence ATGAAGTATCCTGTTTTAAATAGTACTGCTTGCTATTGCTCTCCACCTAAGGGTGGGGGCAACAGCGGCAGCTTACAACGGCCCCTGTGGCTCGCATTGCTCTCGTTGTTCATGATGGCGGTATCAGGTCATGCACAAAATCTTTCCAACAAGGGAACGGAATTCTGGACAGCATATGGACACCATCAATTCATGGAACCAGGACAGCCCAACTCGCAGGAAATGGTATTGTACCTGAGTGCAGAGCAACCGGCAGTCGTAACAGTGTCAGTAGACAGCCTCGGCTGGAGCCGCACTTATTCCATTCCTGCCAATACGGTGATTGCCACTGATTATATCCCTAAAGGAGGTACTTATGATGCGCGTTTGTATTCCGTGCCGCCAGGCTTTGGTGGTACAGGTGGTGAAGGTGTGTTCAGGTACAAAGGTATTCATATTGTGAGCGATGTACCCATTGTTGCGTATGGCCATATATTTGGTTCAGCTTCATCAGGTGCCACCACGCTGTTGCCTGTCAATACCTGGGGGTATTATTATGTATCGCTGAATAGTGAGCAGAATTATGGTTCAGATTGTTTTTCCTGGATGTATGTGATAGCGAGTCACGATAGCACGGTCGTTGAAATAACACCTTCTGCGCTGACCCGTAATGGACGCCCTGCCAATGTGCCTTTCACAGTGACATTGAATAAAGGACAGATCTATCAGGTAGTAGGTACTACGAATGGCAGCTCAGGCCCTGAATTGACGGGTACCAAAGTTCGCTCCATTGCAAATCCGGGCGACACGTGCTATCCTATTGCCGTATTCTCTGGTAGTAGCCGTACAGCTATTACCTGTACACCTGGAGGTAGCGGCAGTGGGGATAACAATATGCAGCAGGTATTTCCATCGCAGGCATGGGGTAAGCGTTATCTGCTGGCACCTACCAGTACTGATAACAGTCCTTCTACCTTCATGACCAATATTTATAAGGTAGTGGTGAAAGACCCCGCCACAGTCGTGAAGAGAAATGGGGTTGTATTGACGGGGTTGATAGGTAATAGTTACTACCGCTTTACAAGTGGTACAGCAGATTATATAGAATCAGATAAACCGGTATTGGTTGCACAATTTATGTCCTCTTCAGGCTCATGCCCCAATACAGGAGGTCTGGGTGATCCTGAAATGGTGTACCTCAGCCCTATAGAACAGGCTATTAAAAATATCGGTTTCTATAGGAATAACAGGGAGTCCATTAACGTAAATTACCTTACCCTGATCATCCCAACTTTAGGCGTGCAATCCTTGAAAATAGACGGGCAGAACAATGCGTGGAATTATACTTATGCACATCCCGCCCTGCCTGGTTATTCAGTAGTCATCAAGCGTTGGTCTGCAGCCCAGGCACAATGTCTCGTATCGAGTGACTCGGCTTTTACAGCAGTTACCTATGGGTTAGGTTCTGTAGAGAGTTATGGCTACAATGCAGGTACACTCATCAACAACCTGAATGCAGTTGGTACTATTCACAACCAGTATGATACTGCCAAATCAAAGAATGATTTTACATGCACGAATACACCTGTAGAATTGTCTGTATTACTGGCATATCATCCCACAAAGATGGTGTGGCAAATCAGTCAGCTGGGTAGTGCGATCACACCTAACGCCGATGTTGTGATAACGAACCCGGTAAGTACAGGTCAGGAAATTGTAAATGGTGTGCCTTATTTCAAATACACCCTTCCTGGCACCTACCAGTTCAGTAATACAGGCACTTACAATATCACAATTACAAACACCAACCCTGAGATTGAAAAATGTGATCATACCGAACAGGTGAAAATCTCTGTGACCGTTAAGAAGAAACCTTTTGCAAAGTTTACTTATACACATACTGGTTGTACAAAAGACTCTGTTTACTTTACAGGAGACACCAGCGCGAGCGGATATGATGTTAATCGCTGGAAGTGGACATTCGCAGGACCTGTGTTGGATAGTGGTCAGCATGTAACACATGCATTTGCTCCCGGCCAGCAGAATATTAAGCTCAGTGTGATCACGGAAGAAGGTTGTGTGGCTGATACGACCGCATCTATTACTATCTATCCAAGACCAACAGCCAATTTCAATACCAATGTGCAGAGTGTATGTGAAGGCAGTAATGTGACCCTCACGGATCAGTCAACCTTTGGTGGCAGTGGACCTCTCGTAGGCTGGTACTGGGATGAAGGCAATGGAACAACGAATAACAACACCACTGCTGCGGCACAAACAGCGCATTACGATGCATATGGTACTTATAATATCAGGCATGTTGTAAAGGTGAGTGACCTTTGTGTGAGCGATACTGCCACAAAAACAGTTACGGTGTATGCAAAACCGGTGCCTTCCTTTACCTATCCTGACAATTGTCTGGCTGTAGATGGTATTGTACAATTCACCAGTACTACAACAGTACCGGATGCACAGACGCTGAGCTCTTACACCTGGGATTTCGGAGATGCTGCTGCTACACCTGCTAATCCAAATACAAGTACAGCCGCTAATCCACAACATACATATACTTCCTTTGGTACTTATACGATTAAATATAGTGCCACCACTGCCAATGGTTGTACCAAAGACACAACGGTGACAGCCATCTTTAAGCTGAAACCAAAACTCAATTTTACAAAACTCGATTCTGTCTGCGTAAACCAGAAAGGTACGCTCGATATCGCAAAAGCTGCGGTGACGAATGGGGTAACAGGTACAGGTGTGTATAAAGGTCCGGGAACAAATGCTGCCGGGGTGTTCAGTCCAACAACCGCAGGAGCTGGCACACACACTATCTGGTATGTATTTACAACTAAGAGTGGTTGTATAGATTCTATTTCTGCCACTATCAAAGTAAATCCAAAACCAGCTGCGGCCTTCACAGCCAATGATGTATGCCTCGGCGCGCCTGTGGCGATCAGTGACCAGTCAACGATTTCGGCGGGTACAATCAGTTCCTGGAGCTGGAGCTTTGGTGATGGCAACAGCGAAACGCATACCAATAATACAACCTTCAACAAAACATATACTGCCTGGAAGACCTACACTGTGAAACTGGTAGCGGTCAGCGATAATGGTTGCACGAGCGATACCGCTACCAACACAGTGGCTGTACACCCGAACCCGACTACCGACTATACACTGCCTGCGCATATCTGTATGCCGGAGGGTATTGCTGCATTCACCAACAACACTTCTACACCTGATAGATCGGCGATGACTTATCAGTGGAATTTTGGTGACGGCACAGCCAACAGCACTACATCTTCTCCTACGCATGTGTATCAGCAGGCAGGCAGCTATACGGTGATGCTGACCGCTACTACCAAATTTGGTTGTACAAGCAGTAAAGACAAGGTGCTGAGTGCCTTCTTTACACAGCCGGTGGCTAAGTTCTCCGTATCGCCTGATACGCTTTGCCAGGGTACAGAAAGTGTATTCACTGATCAGAGTACAGATGCCAGCAATAACATTACTACCTGGAGCTGGACATTCGGTGATGGCAGTAGTTCTACCAGCCGCAATCCGGTGAAGGAATACACTACGCCGGGAGAATACACAGTTCAGCTTACCGTCACCAACGGTGCAGGTTGTGTATCCACTACGGCCAGTGACCAGGTAGTGGTCTACCTGCAACCCGTAATCGATGCAGGCGATGACTTTGTCGTACCACAGGGTACCCTCATTCAATTCAATGCGACTGCTAACGATAGTACCCAACTGGTATTCCGCTGGTCACCGGGCGAAGGGCTGTCATCTGCCAATGTGCTGAACCCATGGCTGGTGGCAATGGCAGACCAGGTATACACCCTCACTGCAATCGGCAAAGGTAGTTGTGGTGCACAGGACAAGATGACTGTAAAAGTGCTGAAACCGGTGAAAATACCGAATGCGTTTTCTCCTAACGGAGACGGCATGAACGACCGCTGGGTGATTTCCAATCTCGCAGATTACCCGGGAGCCAGCATCGAAGTATTTAACAGGTATGGACAAAGGGTATACTATTCTGTGGGCTACGAAACACCATGGGATGGTATGTGGAAAGGCAAGCTGCTACCGCTGGCTACATACTACTACATCATCAAACTGAAAAACGGGTTCGCACCTCTCACCGGGTACGTTACAATACTTCAATAA
- a CDS encoding PorP/SprF family type IX secretion system membrane protein: protein MKNIITFILLCPLLFVMADKANAQSDPHFSQYYVYPSWLNPALTGAFDGDYRVSAIYRTQWGNISSPFATYGVAADITTNKQFNVGASVLNQSAGDGGYNYTTAYASASYTGVKFGANQTHRLVFGIQAGLIQRRFDASKLTFGDQWNPVTGYNPGTPSAEVLGRTSASSFDAGAGVLYYDAEPGKKYNIFGGFGVSHLTRPTDQFSASGDARFPMRFTGHAGVKIAINETFSITPNLLYLHQGNAEEKMIGAYGQMYVTPTVDFLLGVNYRFKDAIAPHAGFTYGGFTLGASYDINTSDLGKIARGSNSFEISLTWIGRKLFKTPEVEFVCPRL, encoded by the coding sequence ATGAAAAATATCATCACCTTCATCCTGCTTTGCCCGCTATTGTTTGTAATGGCTGATAAAGCGAATGCGCAATCTGATCCGCATTTTTCCCAGTACTATGTGTATCCCTCCTGGCTGAACCCCGCACTGACCGGTGCTTTTGATGGCGATTACAGGGTGTCAGCTATTTATCGTACCCAGTGGGGAAATATCAGCAGCCCCTTTGCTACCTATGGCGTAGCAGCTGATATTACCACTAATAAGCAATTCAATGTTGGCGCCAGTGTATTGAATCAATCCGCTGGTGATGGTGGATATAATTATACAACCGCTTATGCCAGCGCTTCTTATACAGGTGTGAAGTTCGGCGCTAACCAGACTCACAGGCTGGTATTCGGTATCCAGGCGGGTTTGATCCAGCGCCGTTTCGATGCTTCTAAACTCACCTTTGGTGATCAGTGGAACCCGGTGACTGGTTATAATCCAGGTACACCCAGTGCTGAGGTATTGGGCAGAACATCTGCCAGTTCATTCGATGCCGGTGCCGGTGTATTGTACTACGATGCAGAACCGGGCAAGAAATACAACATCTTTGGCGGTTTCGGTGTCAGCCATCTCACACGTCCTACCGATCAGTTCAGTGCCAGTGGAGACGCGCGTTTCCCTATGCGCTTTACCGGTCATGCTGGTGTGAAAATAGCGATCAATGAAACCTTTAGTATCACACCGAATTTATTGTACCTGCACCAGGGTAATGCAGAAGAGAAAATGATCGGTGCTTACGGGCAGATGTATGTAACACCGACTGTTGATTTCCTGCTGGGTGTGAACTACCGTTTCAAAGATGCAATTGCCCCTCATGCAGGCTTTACCTATGGCGGCTTTACCCTTGGTGCCAGCTATGATATCAATACTTCCGATCTGGGCAAAATAGCCAGGGGCTCTAACAGCTTCGAAATATCTCTCACCTGGATAGGCAGAAAACTCTTTAAAACACCTGAAGTAGAATTTGTGTGCCCACGTCTCTAA
- a CDS encoding OmpA family protein, with protein sequence MKKILFTAALLGAVLAGKAQFAYNYLKAADYYFRNADYNSAAQYYEKYLAGNRSIVSNAVYKPYNTQQVASKKQLPVSSEHQAIYKLAESYRLLHDYSKAVPWYAEAMEFDKSEYPLAPYYYAVSLRALSRYDLAEKAFAYFLDTYQTADKFRDDAKREQENLHFIVVQLARPDLSLYTIEKGNTNLNPEGANYAPAWLGDTLLLFTSTRPDNGAAKNHVFTNRVYGVKFNGAVPDSISRFALPQPKNEEQGVISISPDGNTLFLTRWIKNKKAAIYSSHKNGDNWTEPVLLDSIVNAAGYSAQQPFVTADGKRLLYASDRPGGEGGLDIWEAQLNGDGTPFFTKNLGPVVNTASNEQAPYYHAASGLLVFSTDGRVGMGGYDFFYTKDSAGNYTTPVNFGYPVNSVKDDIYFSSKGSKDNILEGVWLSSDRSASCCLELFTLNKRVPPPPPPPPPVPETPVAVAPPPAEVPVVLDNVYYDFSQSYLQPASYPALDKLVAMLQAHPEVKIELSAHTDSKGSDALNQKLSDARAKSCVDYLVSKGVAAERLTWKGYAATMPLAPNTNADGSDNPEGRARNRRTEFKVIK encoded by the coding sequence ATGAAAAAGATCTTATTCACAGCAGCACTGTTAGGTGCAGTATTGGCAGGCAAAGCACAGTTTGCTTACAATTACCTCAAGGCTGCTGACTATTATTTCAGGAACGCGGACTATAATTCTGCTGCTCAGTATTATGAAAAATACCTGGCAGGTAACCGCTCCATCGTCAGCAATGCTGTATATAAACCCTACAATACACAACAGGTAGCAAGCAAAAAGCAATTGCCTGTAAGTTCTGAACACCAGGCTATCTATAAGCTGGCAGAGAGTTACCGCTTACTGCATGACTATAGCAAAGCAGTACCCTGGTATGCAGAAGCAATGGAGTTTGATAAATCAGAATATCCATTAGCACCTTATTACTATGCCGTGTCATTGCGTGCATTAAGTCGCTATGACCTGGCAGAAAAAGCATTCGCTTACTTCCTCGATACTTATCAGACTGCCGATAAATTCCGTGATGATGCAAAGCGTGAACAGGAGAACCTGCATTTCATTGTGGTACAGCTGGCGCGTCCTGATCTCTCCCTGTATACAATAGAGAAAGGCAATACCAACCTGAATCCTGAAGGCGCGAATTATGCACCTGCATGGCTTGGTGATACGCTGTTGTTATTTACCTCTACAAGACCTGATAATGGTGCTGCAAAGAATCATGTGTTTACCAACAGGGTGTATGGCGTGAAGTTCAATGGTGCTGTGCCGGACAGTATTTCCAGGTTTGCATTGCCGCAGCCTAAGAATGAAGAGCAGGGTGTGATCAGCATTAGCCCCGATGGCAATACACTCTTCCTCACAAGGTGGATAAAAAACAAAAAAGCCGCCATCTACAGTAGCCATAAAAATGGCGATAACTGGACTGAGCCTGTGCTCCTTGATTCTATTGTGAACGCAGCCGGCTATAGTGCACAGCAACCATTTGTAACAGCAGATGGTAAGCGCCTGTTATACGCCAGTGACAGGCCGGGTGGAGAAGGTGGACTGGACATATGGGAAGCACAGCTGAATGGTGATGGTACACCTTTCTTCACAAAGAACTTAGGTCCTGTGGTGAATACTGCTTCCAATGAACAGGCACCTTATTACCATGCAGCATCGGGTTTATTAGTCTTCTCTACAGATGGCAGGGTAGGCATGGGTGGTTATGATTTCTTCTATACAAAAGACAGCGCAGGCAACTATACTACTCCTGTTAATTTCGGTTACCCGGTGAACTCTGTGAAGGATGATATCTACTTCAGCAGTAAGGGTAGCAAAGACAATATCCTGGAAGGAGTGTGGTTATCATCTGACCGTTCAGCCAGTTGTTGCCTGGAATTGTTTACCCTGAACAAGCGTGTGCCACCTCCGCCTCCGCCACCACCACCAGTACCTGAAACCCCTGTAGCTGTGGCACCTCCGCCAGCTGAGGTACCAGTTGTACTGGACAATGTATACTACGATTTCAGCCAGTCATACCTGCAACCGGCTTCTTACCCTGCATTGGATAAACTGGTCGCCATGCTGCAGGCACATCCTGAAGTGAAAATAGAGCTGAGCGCACATACAGATAGCAAAGGTTCGGATGCGCTGAACCAGAAACTGTCTGACGCCCGTGCAAAGAGTTGCGTGGATTACCTCGTGAGCAAGGGAGTTGCAGCCGAACGTCTTACCTGGAAGGGATATGCGGCAACCATGCCGTTAGCACCTAATACCAATGCTGATGGATCTGATAATCCGGAAGGCAGGGCCAGGAACAGAAGGACGGAATTCAAAGTGATTAAATAG
- a CDS encoding PorP/SprF family type IX secretion system membrane protein, translated as MKRLSLLLLLLAGSASSNAQQQPHYTQYILNTFIINPAVAGIENYWDVKASHRHQWAGLNGAPVTSYLTIHGPLRKSDYPEAGITGLTPPGENPRGRAYWQQYTTPPAHAGVGLTILNDKTGPLNRFSITGTYAHHIPISARTSVSAGISIGMQQMSLDASKLDFEQAGDPVIAASTLLNKWRPEVNAGLMLYSSSYYISAAVQNIIPQGIAYDNGKVVGDSLYRGKLVPHLFLSGGYRAFINEDLSVLPSVMVRMITAAPVSFDLNTKFQYRDRMWVGASYRIQDGFAAMLGVNINSTINIGYSYDYTTSSLNTVSKGTHEVLIGFLIGNRYGDLCPRNF; from the coding sequence ATGAAAAGACTCTCACTGCTGTTGTTGCTGCTGGCGGGTTCCGCCAGCAGCAACGCACAGCAACAACCGCACTACACCCAGTATATTCTCAATACGTTTATCATCAACCCCGCTGTGGCAGGTATTGAAAACTACTGGGATGTAAAGGCGAGCCATCGCCATCAGTGGGCTGGATTGAATGGTGCGCCGGTTACTTCATACCTCACCATACACGGCCCTTTACGCAAGAGCGATTATCCTGAAGCGGGTATCACCGGTTTGACACCTCCGGGAGAGAATCCAAGGGGAAGAGCTTACTGGCAGCAGTATACCACACCTCCTGCACATGCAGGTGTAGGATTGACAATCCTGAATGATAAGACTGGTCCGCTGAACAGGTTTTCTATCACGGGTACTTATGCACACCATATTCCTATTTCAGCCCGTACCAGTGTGAGTGCAGGAATTTCAATAGGTATGCAGCAGATGTCGCTGGATGCATCGAAACTGGATTTTGAACAAGCGGGTGACCCGGTGATAGCAGCCAGTACACTGTTGAATAAGTGGCGGCCGGAAGTGAATGCAGGGTTGATGTTGTACAGCAGTAGTTATTACATCAGTGCGGCGGTGCAGAATATTATTCCGCAGGGAATTGCTTATGACAACGGAAAAGTGGTAGGCGATTCTTTGTACAGGGGTAAACTGGTACCGCATTTATTTCTCTCAGGTGGGTATCGTGCTTTTATCAATGAAGATCTGAGCGTGTTGCCTTCTGTGATGGTGAGAATGATTACGGCGGCACCTGTGAGTTTTGATCTGAATACAAAGTTTCAGTATAGAGACCGGATGTGGGTAGGGGCTTCATACCGCATACAGGATGGGTTTGCGGCTATGCTTGGAGTGAATATCAATTCAACAATCAATATCGGGTATTCGTATGATTATACTACATCATCATTGAATACGGTGAGTAAAGGAACGCATGAAGTATTGATTGGGTTCTTAATAGGGAACAGGTATGGAGATCTGTGTCCGCGCAATTTTTAA
- a CDS encoding sigma-70 family RNA polymerase sigma factor — protein sequence MKRYSELTDEELIKLYRSGDDSAFSVLVYRHKNRIFTTIMLLVKDRHLAEDIFQDVFIKIINALNEGHYLDNSRFIAWAVRIAHNCCISHFRKKNARPSFALIYNDDITSGDSRMDMSQEQLIIIRETNTAVQALMDRLPETQREALILRYYADLSFKEIAQTVNVGINTALGRVRYAIINMRKLMEREAVEAVF from the coding sequence ATGAAAAGATATAGTGAATTGACAGATGAAGAATTAATAAAGCTTTACAGATCGGGAGACGATAGTGCTTTCTCGGTGCTGGTTTACAGGCATAAGAACAGGATCTTTACTACCATCATGCTGTTAGTAAAAGACCGTCACCTGGCAGAAGATATCTTCCAGGATGTATTTATCAAAATCATTAATGCGCTCAATGAAGGGCATTACCTGGACAACAGCCGCTTCATTGCCTGGGCAGTGAGGATTGCGCACAACTGCTGTATCAGCCATTTCCGTAAGAAGAATGCACGCCCGTCTTTTGCCCTCATTTACAATGATGATATTACCAGTGGGGATAGCCGTATGGACATGAGCCAGGAACAACTCATCATTATCAGGGAAACAAATACCGCAGTACAGGCATTGATGGACCGCCTGCCTGAAACACAGCGGGAAGCACTGATCCTGCGTTACTATGCAGATCTGAGTTTTAAGGAAATTGCGCAAACCGTCAATGTAGGCATCAACACGGCCTTGGGAAGGGTTCGTTATGCCATTATCAACATGCGGAAATTGATGGAGCGTGAGGCTGTGGAAGCAGTATTTTAA
- a CDS encoding tetratricopeptide repeat-containing sensor histidine kinase → MLLESNACTPGQQDEVDHPKYFEAVINHADSLGADLDRERGLRYLDSVYNHFQHAGPSDLYRKYLFKKGYYYDKDYSKSMIYCDSMLSVMKDLANNKKYTKFYVNALLNKGDVLVAQKRLTEAFEYYYKAKQIGETTHDTAFLAEYYNQLGMICYKQDKFTEAARYFKIATHLRQVCGSQDFAAFSFIQENIDNTALAFDRSGNYDSAGLYFQKALSYISANEARFSAVANQQRYVAMSKGIIYGNQSFMYLKKGDTASVEPLLLESISINNQPGYAIDDALYTQLRLANLYINTNRMNEAFEVLKKIKSALDTIATPDRELRLRWLKSEETWYAQNNQPDKAYAFLREFTAIKDSLDGRNRKIHEADISREFDNVARQQEIIALKNDDRLKTILLVITTLFLASVITISFLIWRTWLKSKQNLQLVGIQNDRLTNALRNLESRDQENAALLKVIIHDLKNPVGNIGAIAGLLLDGEEFDLVQRKAMYQMIANAGNQAFEIINQLLENKNKGQLAGLKTELTDIPPLLMECIDLLQFKAHQKRQRIRVGRIPAGISNLDRDKIWQLFTNLIDNAIKFSTEKSVISINATRTDNTFTIMIKDKGIGIPPELKEKIFEMHTSAGRPGTAGEQSFGLGLSISRKIAEMHNGHLWFESVPGKETTFYVELPCEPVRQAVVKGARLNV, encoded by the coding sequence ATGCTTTTAGAGTCAAATGCCTGTACCCCCGGTCAACAGGACGAGGTTGATCATCCAAAATATTTCGAAGCTGTCATCAACCATGCCGACAGTCTGGGTGCAGACCTGGACAGAGAAAGAGGACTTCGTTATCTGGATTCAGTATACAATCATTTCCAACATGCAGGTCCCAGCGATCTGTATCGTAAATACCTGTTCAAAAAAGGATATTATTACGACAAAGACTACTCAAAAAGTATGATCTATTGCGACAGCATGCTGTCTGTAATGAAAGATCTTGCAAACAATAAAAAGTACACAAAGTTTTATGTCAACGCACTTTTGAATAAAGGAGATGTACTGGTGGCACAGAAGCGGCTGACTGAAGCTTTCGAATATTATTACAAGGCTAAGCAAATTGGTGAAACCACTCATGACACTGCTTTCCTGGCAGAATATTACAATCAGCTGGGCATGATCTGCTACAAGCAGGATAAGTTTACTGAAGCAGCCAGGTATTTCAAAATTGCGACTCACTTACGCCAGGTTTGCGGGAGCCAGGACTTTGCTGCATTTTCCTTTATCCAGGAAAATATTGATAATACTGCGCTCGCCTTTGATCGTAGCGGTAACTATGATAGTGCCGGTTTATATTTTCAGAAAGCACTCAGTTATATTTCTGCAAACGAGGCCAGGTTCTCTGCTGTGGCTAACCAGCAGCGCTATGTGGCCATGTCAAAGGGTATTATATATGGCAATCAGTCGTTTATGTACCTTAAGAAAGGAGATACTGCAAGTGTAGAACCGCTACTGCTTGAAAGTATCAGTATTAATAACCAGCCTGGTTATGCCATTGACGATGCCCTTTATACACAGTTGCGCCTTGCAAATCTTTATATCAATACCAACCGGATGAACGAAGCATTCGAGGTATTGAAAAAGATAAAATCAGCCCTGGATACAATCGCAACGCCAGACAGGGAACTGCGGCTCAGGTGGCTTAAATCTGAAGAAACCTGGTATGCCCAAAACAATCAGCCTGATAAAGCATATGCCTTCCTGAGGGAATTCACGGCTATCAAAGATTCACTGGATGGCCGCAACCGGAAAATCCATGAGGCAGATATCAGCAGGGAATTTGACAACGTTGCCCGTCAGCAGGAAATCATTGCGCTCAAGAATGATGATCGCCTGAAGACGATTTTGCTTGTCATCACCACACTCTTCCTCGCCTCTGTCATCACGATTTCGTTCCTGATCTGGCGAACCTGGCTAAAATCCAAGCAAAACCTGCAACTCGTAGGCATACAGAACGACAGGCTGACCAATGCCCTTCGTAACCTGGAAAGCAGGGACCAGGAAAATGCGGCCTTGCTCAAAGTGATCATTCATGACCTGAAAAACCCGGTGGGCAATATCGGCGCCATCGCAGGCCTGCTGCTGGATGGTGAAGAATTCGACCTGGTGCAGCGCAAAGCCATGTACCAGATGATTGCCAACGCCGGTAACCAGGCATTTGAAATCATCAACCAGCTGCTGGAAAATAAAAACAAAGGACAACTGGCCGGTTTGAAAACAGAACTGACCGATATCCCTCCCCTCTTGATGGAATGTATAGATCTGCTGCAGTTTAAAGCACACCAGAAAAGACAGCGCATCAGGGTAGGACGCATACCCGCAGGCATCTCCAATCTCGACAGGGATAAGATCTGGCAGCTCTTTACCAACCTGATCGACAATGCGATCAAGTTCAGTACAGAGAAGTCCGTGATCAGTATCAATGCTACCCGGACAGACAATACCTTTACCATTATGATCAAGGATAAAGGCATTGGTATTCCGCCGGAATTAAAGGAAAAGATCTTTGAGATGCATACTTCTGCGGGAAGACCCGGTACAGCCGGTGAACAGTCCTTTGGACTGGGGTTATCCATCTCCAGAAAAATTGCAGAAATGCACAATGGGCATTTGTGGTTTGAGAGTGTGCCTGGTAAGGAAACAACCTTTTATGTAGAACTTCCCTGTGAGCCTGTAAGGCAAGCTGTTGTTAAAGGTGCGCGCCTGAACGTATAG